In a single window of the Streptomyces sp. CGMCC 4.7035 genome:
- a CDS encoding uracil-DNA glycosylase, which yields MTDIAMLPESWRGVLGDELQQPYFKELTEFVEEERAKGPVYPPRDEVFAALDATPYEKVKVLVLGQDPYHGEGQGHGLCFSVRPGVKTPPSLRNIYKEMQEELGTPIPDNGYLMPWAEQGVLLLNAVLTVRAGEANSHKGKGWEKFTDAVIRAVAGRPDPAVFVLWGNYAQKKLPLIDETRHVVVKGAHPSPLSAKKFFGSRPFTQINEAVARQGHEPIDWTIPNLG from the coding sequence GTGACCGACATCGCCATGCTGCCGGAGTCCTGGCGGGGCGTTCTGGGCGACGAACTGCAGCAGCCCTATTTCAAGGAGCTCACGGAGTTCGTCGAGGAGGAGCGCGCCAAGGGTCCCGTCTACCCTCCGCGTGACGAAGTCTTCGCCGCCCTCGACGCCACGCCGTACGAGAAGGTGAAGGTGCTCGTCCTCGGTCAGGACCCGTATCACGGCGAGGGTCAGGGACACGGTCTGTGCTTCTCCGTGCGGCCCGGTGTGAAGACCCCGCCGTCACTGCGGAACATCTACAAGGAGATGCAGGAGGAGCTGGGCACGCCGATCCCGGACAACGGCTATCTGATGCCGTGGGCCGAGCAGGGCGTGCTGCTGCTCAACGCGGTGCTGACGGTGCGCGCGGGCGAGGCGAACTCGCACAAGGGCAAGGGCTGGGAGAAGTTCACGGACGCGGTGATCCGTGCCGTCGCCGGCCGGCCGGACCCGGCGGTGTTCGTGTTGTGGGGGAACTACGCGCAGAAGAAGCTGCCGCTGATCGACGAGACGCGGCACGTCGTCGTCAAGGGCGCGCACCCCTCGCCGCTGTCCGCGAAGAAGTTCTTCGGCTCGCGTCCGTTCACGCAGATCAACGAGGCGGTGGCCCGGCAGGGGCACGAGCCGATCGACTGGACGATCCCGAACCTGGGATGA
- a CDS encoding ABC transporter substrate-binding protein: MFNRNRLLRRLAAITSISLVAGCGVLSSGSSDKQGPIVVGTTSSPTTLDPAASWDSSWELFRNVYQTLLNYPDGATEPAPDAAESCGFTDRTNLAYRCVLHNGLTFSNGDKLDARSVKYSIDRIRRINVSGGPAGLLGTLDRVDVKGDREVVFHLKEADATFPFILATPAMSIVDPADYSATLVRKDGKITGSGPYALQSYQEGKEARLVGNSRYKGYADRKNDEVTIRYFQDSAGMVNALKDRKIDVTYRGLAASDIVSLQSRESDDGIHLVENSGIEISYLVFNPKDPWAGKAAVRRAVAQVVDRAAVAHNVYKDTVEPLYSMVPAGLTGHTTSFFDAFGEPSTSKARKILSEAGITGRVPLTLWYTTDRYGSETAPEFRELKRQLDGSGLFQVTLKGRPWKTYVEGYRKGEYPVFGRGWFPDFPDPDNYIAPFVGDQNALGTPYPQPEITGVLLPQSRRESDRANVVREFEQAQKILVDDARLLPLWQGKQFLAVNEDISGGERALDPSTIMMMWELSRKTSW; this comes from the coding sequence GTGTTCAACCGGAACCGTTTGCTGCGTCGGCTGGCGGCGATCACGTCCATATCCCTGGTGGCCGGTTGCGGTGTGCTTTCCTCGGGGTCCTCCGACAAGCAGGGGCCGATCGTCGTGGGCACCACCAGTTCGCCGACCACGCTGGACCCCGCCGCCTCCTGGGACAGTTCCTGGGAGCTGTTCCGCAACGTCTACCAGACCCTGCTGAACTACCCCGACGGCGCGACCGAGCCGGCGCCCGACGCCGCCGAGAGCTGCGGGTTCACCGACCGGACGAACCTGGCGTACCGGTGCGTCCTGCACAACGGCCTCACGTTCTCCAACGGGGACAAGCTCGACGCCCGGTCCGTTAAGTACTCGATCGACCGGATCAGGCGGATCAACGTGTCCGGCGGCCCGGCGGGCCTTCTGGGCACTCTCGACCGGGTCGATGTGAAGGGCGACCGGGAAGTCGTCTTCCACCTCAAAGAGGCGGACGCCACCTTCCCGTTCATCCTCGCCACGCCGGCCATGTCGATCGTCGACCCGGCCGACTACTCGGCCACGTTGGTGCGCAAGGACGGCAAGATCACCGGGTCCGGACCGTACGCGCTGCAGTCCTACCAAGAGGGCAAGGAGGCCCGACTCGTCGGGAACAGCCGCTACAAGGGCTACGCGGACCGGAAGAACGACGAGGTCACCATCCGTTACTTCCAGGACTCCGCCGGCATGGTGAACGCCCTCAAGGACCGGAAGATCGACGTCACGTACCGCGGTCTCGCCGCCTCCGACATCGTCTCCCTCCAGAGCCGCGAGTCCGACGACGGCATCCACCTGGTGGAGAACTCGGGCATCGAGATCTCCTACCTGGTCTTCAACCCGAAGGACCCGTGGGCCGGCAAGGCCGCCGTGCGCAGGGCAGTGGCCCAGGTCGTGGACCGGGCGGCGGTCGCCCACAATGTCTACAAGGACACCGTCGAACCGCTCTACTCCATGGTCCCGGCGGGGCTGACCGGGCACACCACCTCCTTCTTCGACGCCTTCGGCGAGCCCAGCACCTCCAAGGCGCGCAAGATCCTCTCCGAGGCGGGCATCACCGGGCGCGTCCCGCTGACCCTCTGGTACACCACCGACCGCTACGGCTCCGAGACCGCGCCGGAGTTCCGCGAGCTCAAGCGTCAGCTCGACGGGTCCGGTCTCTTCCAGGTCACCCTCAAGGGCCGTCCCTGGAAGACGTACGTGGAGGGCTACCGGAAGGGCGAGTACCCGGTGTTCGGCCGTGGGTGGTTCCCCGACTTCCCGGACCCCGACAACTACATCGCGCCCTTCGTGGGCGACCAGAACGCCCTGGGTACGCCCTATCCGCAGCCGGAGATCACCGGGGTGCTGCTGCCCCAGTCCCGGCGCGAGAGCGACCGCGCCAACGTGGTCAGGGAGTTCGAGCAGGCCCAGAAGATCCTCGTCGACGACGCCCGGTTGCTGCCGCTGTGGCAGGGCAAGCAGTTCCTCGCGGTCAACGAGGACATTTCCGGCGGGGAGCGGGCGCTCGACCCGTCGACGATCATGATGATGTGGGAGCTGTCCCGCAAGACCAGCTGGTAG
- a CDS encoding SDR family oxidoreductase — protein sequence MTELPELSGKVALVTGASRGIGYGVAEALVARGDRVVITGRNEEALKEAVEKLGGDRVIGVAGKAHDETHQAAAVERAMEAFGRVDFLVNNAGTNPVFGPMADLDLNVARKVFETNVISALGFAQRTWHAWQKDNGGAIVNITSIAGLAPSPFIGAYGVSKAAMINLTQQLAHEFAPKVRVNAIAPAVVKTKFAQALYEGREAEAAAAYPLGRLGVPSDIGGAAAFLTSDQSDWVTGQTLVVDGGIFLNAGVA from the coding sequence ATGACTGAACTCCCCGAGCTTTCGGGCAAGGTCGCCCTCGTTACGGGCGCCAGCCGCGGCATCGGCTACGGCGTCGCCGAGGCACTGGTCGCGCGCGGCGACCGCGTCGTCATCACCGGCCGCAACGAGGAAGCCCTCAAGGAGGCCGTCGAGAAGCTCGGTGGCGACCGGGTCATCGGCGTCGCGGGCAAGGCGCACGACGAGACCCACCAGGCCGCCGCCGTCGAGCGCGCCATGGAGGCCTTCGGCCGCGTCGACTTCCTGGTCAACAACGCCGGTACGAACCCGGTGTTCGGACCCATGGCGGACCTCGATCTGAACGTCGCACGCAAGGTGTTCGAGACCAACGTGATCTCGGCGCTCGGCTTCGCGCAGCGGACCTGGCACGCCTGGCAGAAGGACAACGGCGGCGCGATCGTCAACATCACCTCGATTGCGGGCCTTGCGCCCTCGCCCTTCATCGGCGCATACGGCGTGAGCAAGGCCGCGATGATCAACCTGACCCAGCAGCTGGCGCACGAGTTCGCGCCCAAGGTGCGGGTCAACGCGATCGCGCCCGCCGTGGTGAAGACCAAGTTCGCGCAGGCCCTGTACGAGGGCCGGGAGGCGGAGGCCGCCGCGGCCTACCCGCTCGGCCGGCTCGGCGTCCCCTCCGACATCGGCGGCGCGGCCGCGTTCCTGACGTCGGACCAGTCCGACTGGGTCACGGGGCAGACACTCGTCGTCGACGGCGGCATCTTCCTCAACGCCGGAGTCGCATGA
- the fabG gene encoding 3-oxoacyl-ACP reductase FabG — protein sequence MSTTEQRVAVVTGGARGIGAATAVRLAAEGRAVAVIDLDEAACKDTVEKITAAGGKAIAVGADVSDEAQVEAAVARVVEELGAPTILVNNAGVLRDNLLFKMTAADWDTVLNVHLRGSFLMTKAVQKHMVDAGFGRIVNLSSSSALGNRGQANYSAAKAGLQGFTKTLAIELGKFGITANAVAPGFIATDMTAATAARVGMGFEDFKAAAATQIPVQRVGEPEDIANAIAFFTGEAAGFVSGQVLYVAGGPLD from the coding sequence ATGTCCACCACTGAGCAGCGGGTCGCGGTCGTGACCGGCGGCGCGCGCGGCATCGGCGCCGCCACCGCCGTACGACTGGCCGCCGAGGGTCGTGCCGTCGCGGTGATCGACCTCGACGAGGCCGCGTGCAAGGACACCGTGGAGAAGATCACCGCCGCGGGTGGCAAGGCCATCGCGGTCGGCGCGGACGTCTCGGACGAGGCGCAGGTCGAGGCGGCCGTCGCGCGGGTCGTCGAGGAGCTGGGCGCGCCGACGATCCTCGTCAACAACGCCGGTGTGCTCCGCGACAACCTGTTGTTCAAGATGACGGCCGCCGACTGGGACACCGTCCTGAACGTGCACCTGCGCGGCTCGTTCCTGATGACCAAGGCCGTCCAGAAGCACATGGTGGACGCGGGCTTCGGCCGTATCGTCAACCTGTCCTCCTCCTCCGCGCTGGGCAACCGCGGCCAGGCCAACTACTCCGCCGCGAAGGCCGGTCTGCAGGGCTTCACCAAGACCCTCGCCATCGAGCTGGGCAAGTTCGGCATCACCGCCAACGCCGTCGCCCCCGGCTTCATCGCCACGGACATGACCGCCGCGACCGCCGCGCGCGTCGGCATGGGCTTCGAGGACTTCAAGGCCGCCGCCGCCACCCAGATCCCCGTGCAGCGCGTCGGCGAGCCCGAGGACATCGCCAACGCCATCGCCTTCTTCACGGGCGAAGCGGCCGGCTTCGTCTCCGGCCAGGTGCTGTACGTCGCCGGCGGACCGCTCGACTAG
- a CDS encoding DUF3037 domain-containing protein has product MSEHHIHMAGHVTERHIIRAGQGGDRDVFEYALLRVVPRVERGECINAGVIVYCRAKAYVGARTHLDEARLLALDPDADVVGVRAALGAVEGVCAGGAAAGQAAQDDPGRRFRWLIAPRSTVVQPGPVHTGLTVDPAAETERLLDLLVR; this is encoded by the coding sequence GTGAGCGAGCACCACATCCACATGGCCGGCCATGTGACCGAGCGTCACATCATCAGGGCGGGCCAGGGCGGCGACCGGGACGTCTTCGAGTACGCCCTGCTGCGCGTCGTACCGCGCGTCGAGCGCGGCGAGTGCATCAACGCGGGCGTGATCGTGTACTGCCGGGCCAAGGCCTACGTCGGTGCCCGGACCCACCTCGACGAGGCCAGGCTGCTGGCCCTCGATCCGGACGCGGACGTGGTCGGCGTACGGGCCGCGCTCGGTGCGGTCGAGGGTGTCTGCGCCGGGGGAGCGGCGGCCGGGCAGGCGGCGCAGGACGACCCCGGGCGGCGGTTCCGCTGGCTGATCGCGCCCCGCTCCACGGTCGTGCAGCCCGGCCCCGTGCACACCGGACTGACCGTGGATCCGGCGGCCGAGACGGAGCGGTTGCTGGACCTGCTGGTGAGGTAA
- a CDS encoding HipA family kinase, with protein MLTGVTATRYITPLREGGSLPGLVEADDLGTYVMKFTGAGQGRKTLVAEVVCGELARRLGFRMPRLVTIELDPLLGLGEPDQQVQELLKSSGGTNLGMDFLSGALGFDPLAFGVCAEEAGRIVWFDALINNVDRSWRNPNLLMHRGELWLIDHGATMIWHHNWPGAEASAARPYDASDHALGRFAPDVARAAAELAPLVTEELLAEVTAEIPDVWLADEPGFDAPDDLRRAYARPLLARAAVIHERINGIEGGK; from the coding sequence GTGTTGACGGGGGTCACTGCGACCCGTTACATCACGCCGCTGCGTGAGGGTGGTTCGCTGCCGGGCCTTGTCGAGGCAGACGACCTCGGCACGTACGTCATGAAGTTCACCGGCGCGGGACAGGGCCGCAAGACACTCGTCGCCGAAGTCGTCTGCGGCGAGCTTGCCCGCCGGCTGGGATTCCGGATGCCCCGGCTGGTGACGATCGAGCTGGACCCGTTGCTGGGGCTCGGCGAGCCCGACCAGCAGGTGCAGGAGCTGCTGAAGTCCAGCGGCGGCACCAACCTCGGCATGGACTTCCTTTCCGGTGCCCTCGGCTTCGACCCGCTCGCCTTCGGGGTGTGCGCCGAGGAGGCCGGGCGGATCGTCTGGTTCGACGCGCTGATCAACAACGTCGACCGGTCCTGGCGCAACCCCAACCTGCTGATGCACCGGGGCGAACTGTGGCTCATCGACCACGGTGCGACCATGATCTGGCACCACAACTGGCCCGGCGCCGAGGCCTCCGCGGCCCGGCCCTACGACGCCTCGGACCATGCCCTCGGCCGCTTCGCCCCGGATGTCGCCCGGGCCGCCGCCGAGTTGGCGCCCCTGGTCACCGAGGAGCTCCTCGCCGAGGTCACCGCCGAGATCCCCGACGTATGGCTGGCCGACGAACCCGGCTTCGACGCACCCGACGACCTTCGGCGGGCCTACGCGCGGCCGCTGCTGGCACGGGCCGCCGTCATCCATGAGCGCATCAACGGCATCGAGGGGGGCAAGTGA
- a CDS encoding type 1 glutamine amidotransferase domain-containing protein, translating into MAKILCVMTGASYWTLKDGHRHPTGYWAEEFVAPYTVFTDAGHEVTVATPRAVVPVVDTMSLRPGMAGGEENSLREEAVIEKAEELRHPISLKEVRLEDYDAVYYPGGHGPMEDLAVDPDSGALLREALASGKPLGVVCHAPAAFLATRDANGDTPFANYRVAGFCNEEEAGVGFADKAKWLLEDELKKLPTDYSRGPAWEPYTVVDRNLITGQNPASSGPLAKLLVKALSA; encoded by the coding sequence ATGGCCAAGATCCTGTGCGTGATGACCGGCGCAAGTTATTGGACCCTGAAGGACGGGCATCGGCACCCCACCGGGTACTGGGCCGAGGAGTTCGTGGCGCCTTACACCGTGTTCACCGATGCCGGACACGAGGTCACCGTGGCAACTCCGCGGGCGGTCGTACCCGTTGTGGACACGATGAGCCTGCGGCCCGGAATGGCGGGCGGCGAGGAAAACTCCCTCCGGGAGGAGGCCGTGATCGAGAAGGCGGAGGAGCTGCGGCACCCCATCTCCCTGAAGGAGGTACGTCTCGAGGACTATGACGCGGTCTACTACCCCGGAGGCCATGGCCCGATGGAAGACCTTGCGGTCGACCCGGACTCCGGGGCGCTCCTGCGGGAGGCCCTCGCTTCCGGCAAACCACTCGGCGTCGTCTGCCATGCCCCGGCTGCCTTCCTCGCGACCCGTGACGCGAACGGCGACACGCCTTTCGCGAACTACCGTGTAGCGGGATTCTGCAACGAGGAGGAGGCCGGAGTCGGATTCGCCGACAAGGCCAAGTGGCTCCTGGAGGACGAGCTGAAGAAGCTGCCCACGGATTATTCGCGGGGTCCCGCCTGGGAGCCCTACACGGTCGTGGACCGCAACCTCATCACCGGGCAGAACCCCGCGTCTTCAGGACCCCTCGCCAAGCTACTCGTCAAGGCTCTATCGGCCTAA
- a CDS encoding YbhB/YbcL family Raf kinase inhibitor-like protein produces MIKPYGPYDFMPPIRTFSLTSDSVANGEQLAREQVSGILGAGGLDISPQLSWSGFPEETRSFTVAMFDPDVPTASGFWHWAVANLPASVTDLPAGVGDGRDLPGGAVTLVNDAGYRRYLGPATPPGNGPDRYFLVVHAVDVEELDVSGKTTPAYLEFLLFSHGIARATLYGTFERA; encoded by the coding sequence GTGATCAAACCCTATGGCCCCTACGATTTCATGCCGCCGATCAGGACCTTCTCGTTGACCTCCGATTCCGTGGCCAACGGCGAGCAACTGGCCCGCGAGCAGGTGAGCGGCATCCTGGGAGCAGGCGGATTGGACATCTCACCGCAGCTGAGCTGGTCCGGTTTTCCCGAGGAGACGCGGAGTTTCACTGTGGCGATGTTCGACCCCGATGTGCCTACCGCTTCGGGCTTCTGGCATTGGGCTGTGGCCAACCTGCCTGCCTCCGTGACCGACCTTCCGGCCGGGGTGGGAGACGGCAGGGATCTACCGGGTGGCGCGGTGACACTGGTCAACGACGCCGGCTACCGAAGGTACCTCGGTCCGGCAACGCCTCCAGGCAATGGTCCGGACCGCTACTTCCTCGTGGTGCATGCCGTCGACGTGGAAGAACTAGATGTGTCCGGGAAAACAACCCCTGCCTACCTGGAGTTCCTCCTGTTCAGCCACGGAATCGCGAGGGCGACCCTCTACGGCACCTTTGAGCGGGCCTAG
- a CDS encoding alpha/beta fold hydrolase, translated as MRISRASRRTVNIARWGAALLAVSGITSGLTAETARAGGPGGDPGREKPTIVLVHGAFADASSWNGVVQRLQQNGYTVAAPANPLRGIPQDSTYLASFLKSVKGPIVLVGHSYGGEVISQAAVGNDNVKALVYINAIMPDAGESFSSLSAKFAPAPLTKALKQVPFRNGDGTTGTDVYVQPDKLHEVFAADLPTSQTDILGATQRPIALSAFADKLTGAAWRNKPVYVLVGRQDQAINPALELFEAKRANARKTVEINSSHVSLVSHPQAVKNLIVDAAEDWKQ; from the coding sequence ATGCGAATATCCCGCGCGTCCCGCCGCACCGTGAACATTGCCCGTTGGGGTGCGGCTCTTCTGGCCGTATCGGGTATCACCTCCGGACTGACAGCCGAAACGGCACGGGCTGGTGGTCCGGGCGGTGATCCCGGCCGGGAGAAGCCCACCATCGTGCTCGTGCACGGCGCCTTCGCCGACGCGTCGAGCTGGAACGGTGTCGTGCAGCGGCTCCAGCAGAACGGCTACACGGTGGCCGCACCGGCCAACCCGCTCCGCGGCATTCCCCAGGACTCGACCTACCTCGCAAGCTTCCTGAAGTCCGTCAAGGGACCGATCGTCCTGGTCGGCCATTCCTACGGCGGAGAGGTGATCTCCCAGGCCGCCGTCGGAAACGACAACGTCAAGGCCCTCGTCTACATCAATGCGATCATGCCGGATGCGGGAGAGTCCTTCTCCAGCCTCTCCGCGAAGTTCGCTCCCGCCCCGCTCACCAAGGCCCTGAAGCAGGTGCCCTTCCGCAACGGTGACGGCACCACCGGCACGGACGTCTACGTACAGCCGGACAAACTGCACGAGGTCTTCGCCGCCGACCTGCCCACGAGTCAGACCGACATCCTGGGCGCCACCCAGCGCCCGATCGCGCTCTCGGCGTTCGCGGACAAGCTCACCGGCGCCGCATGGCGGAACAAGCCCGTATACGTCCTTGTCGGCAGACAGGACCAGGCGATCAATCCGGCCCTGGAGCTGTTCGAGGCGAAGCGGGCGAATGCCCGTAAGACAGTGGAGATCAACTCCTCGCACGTTTCCCTGGTTTCCCACCCGCAGGCGGTCAAGAACCTGATCGTCGACGCCGCCGAGGACTGGAAGCAGTAG
- a CDS encoding alpha/beta fold hydrolase gives MRLDSTREPSASACRSGRAWERQERALLAAGRRVVTYDRRGFGRSSQPATGYDTFAADLDKLLTTLDLRDIDLAGHSMGAGEVARYLGPFGSGRVTAGRDHLRGDAVPGASPIGTVASVIPSNEYVAIEGAVHGLCWAHADDVNAQLLRFFADQGRPDLRTYAPPGGRGWTNWGSSTLGSRMKMLHLAPAAS, from the coding sequence TTGCGGCTGGATTCGACTCGAGAGCCGTCTGCCTCGGCCTGCCGCAGCGGCCGGGCCTGGGAGCGCCAAGAACGCGCCCTGCTGGCGGCCGGGCGTCGGGTCGTCACCTACGACCGGCGTGGTTTCGGCCGCTCGAGCCAGCCCGCCACCGGCTACGACACCTTCGCCGCCGACCTGGACAAGCTTCTGACCACCCTGGACCTGCGGGACATCGATCTCGCCGGGCACTCCATGGGCGCCGGCGAAGTCGCCCGCTATCTGGGCCCCTTCGGGTCCGGCCGGGTTACGGCGGGCCGCGATCATCTCCGGGGTGACGCCGTACCTGGCGCGTCACCCATCGGAACCGTCGCCAGCGTCATCCCTTCGAACGAGTACGTGGCCATCGAGGGCGCCGTCCACGGCCTGTGCTGGGCGCACGCCGACGATGTCAATGCCCAGTTGCTCAGGTTCTTCGCCGACCAGGGTCGGCCTGACCTCAGAACGTACGCGCCGCCTGGAGGGCGTGGCTGGACGAACTGGGGATCGAGCACACTCGGGTCAAGGATGAAAATGCTGCACCTGGCACCGGCGGCGTCCTGA
- a CDS encoding Rieske (2Fe-2S) protein: MTSESFQPVSAPARRTVVAAVGATGLAVALTACGGSDDNSSSSVSSGSTGGGDNAAAGSGGTVLAKTSDIPEGGGKVFEAQGVVVTQPAAGQYKAFSSKCTHAGCAVKDISNGVITCPCHNSQFSATDGSVKKGPATQPLAAANITVSGDEIKLA; the protein is encoded by the coding sequence ATGACCAGCGAATCGTTTCAGCCCGTCTCGGCACCGGCCCGCCGCACCGTCGTGGCGGCGGTCGGCGCGACGGGACTCGCCGTCGCGCTGACCGCGTGTGGAGGCTCGGACGACAACTCCAGCAGCAGCGTGAGCAGCGGCAGCACCGGCGGAGGCGACAACGCGGCGGCCGGCTCCGGCGGCACGGTGCTCGCGAAGACCTCCGACATCCCCGAGGGCGGCGGCAAGGTTTTCGAGGCCCAGGGCGTGGTGGTGACCCAGCCGGCTGCGGGCCAGTACAAGGCCTTCTCGTCCAAGTGCACCCACGCGGGCTGCGCGGTGAAGGACATCTCGAACGGCGTGATCACCTGCCCGTGCCACAACAGCCAGTTCTCCGCCACCGACGGCAGTGTGAAGAAGGGTCCCGCCACCCAGCCGCTGGCCGCCGCGAACATCACCGTGTCCGGGGACGAGATCAAGCTCGCGTGA
- a CDS encoding cysteine hydrolase family protein yields MPSYEQLSQLLDPRTTVLLTVECQQGVVGPDSALPELAREARSSGALANVARLVAAAHECGTQVIHAIAERRPDGRGASRNARLFRAAERLPVQQLSGTTAVRVAAPIEVAEEDFVVRRLHGLSPLAGTEVDALLRNLGCRTLIVTGVSANVAIPNAVFDAVNRGYTALVPADAIAGVPSDYTPAMIRNTLALVATVATTDEVLACLKPPRRGARA; encoded by the coding sequence ATGCCGTCGTACGAACAGCTCAGCCAACTCCTGGACCCACGGACCACGGTCCTGCTCACCGTCGAGTGCCAGCAGGGCGTCGTCGGTCCGGACAGCGCGCTGCCCGAACTGGCCAGGGAGGCGCGCTCATCGGGTGCGCTCGCCAACGTGGCCCGGCTGGTCGCGGCCGCTCACGAATGCGGGACGCAGGTGATCCACGCGATCGCCGAACGCCGGCCGGACGGCCGCGGTGCCAGCCGCAACGCCCGCCTCTTCCGCGCGGCCGAACGGCTCCCGGTCCAGCAGCTGTCCGGCACCACGGCGGTGCGCGTCGCCGCGCCCATCGAGGTGGCCGAGGAGGACTTCGTCGTACGCCGGCTGCACGGACTGTCGCCCCTCGCGGGCACCGAGGTCGACGCGCTGCTGCGCAACCTGGGCTGCCGCACCCTGATCGTCACGGGCGTCTCGGCCAACGTGGCGATCCCCAACGCGGTGTTCGACGCGGTCAACCGCGGCTACACCGCCCTCGTACCCGCGGACGCCATCGCGGGGGTGCCCTCCGACTACACCCCCGCGATGATCCGCAACACGCTCGCACTGGTCGCCACGGTCGCGACCACGGACGAGGTGCTGGCCTGCCTCAAGCCACCGCGCCGGGGGGCACGGGCGTGA
- a CDS encoding pyridoxamine 5'-phosphate oxidase family protein, which produces MSDTQRRGRKIMMTSGELDEFLTTQRTCRVATVSADGAPHVSALWFAWDGTSLWLYSVVRSKRWADLSRDPRIAVVIDTGEEYEQLRGAELSGTAEFVGEIPRTGDLCAELDAPETLFARKNFGLEEMPYDGRHAWIRLTPKKIVSWDFRKLGSL; this is translated from the coding sequence ATGTCCGACACTCAGCGCCGGGGCCGGAAGATCATGATGACATCGGGTGAGCTGGACGAATTCCTCACCACCCAGCGCACCTGCCGAGTGGCCACCGTGTCGGCCGACGGCGCCCCGCATGTGAGCGCCCTGTGGTTCGCGTGGGACGGCACCTCGCTGTGGCTGTACTCCGTCGTCCGCAGCAAGCGCTGGGCCGATCTGAGCCGCGATCCGCGGATCGCCGTCGTCATCGACACGGGCGAGGAGTACGAGCAGCTACGAGGCGCCGAGCTGTCCGGCACAGCGGAGTTCGTGGGCGAGATCCCCCGCACCGGAGACCTGTGCGCCGAACTCGACGCCCCGGAGACGCTGTTCGCGCGCAAGAACTTCGGTCTGGAGGAGATGCCGTACGACGGCCGCCACGCGTGGATCCGGCTGACGCCAAAGAAGATCGTCTCCTGGGACTTCCGCAAGCTGGGTTCGCTGTAG
- a CDS encoding LysR family transcriptional regulator — translation MLNLERLRTLDALARHGSVSGAAEGLHVTTSAVSQQMAKLEREVGQRLLAKNGRGVRLTDAGRLLADHAARILSQVELAQADLEAQRGQVAGELRLSAFPTAARGLFPTALAALRAEHPALRLRSCELEPEAGIAGVVRGDLDLAVVLDWYNKPMPLPEGLVKAAILDDPADVAMPAGHRLADRAEVDLGEFADDEWITWRESDFCHEWLMFTLRSKGIEPRIGHRAAETHTQLALVAAGLGVCIAPLLGRDPMPAGVVTVPVRQRVRRHVYVVWRADADRRPSIRTAVEALRTAGQAVSAD, via the coding sequence GTGTTGAACCTGGAGCGCCTGCGCACCCTCGACGCCCTGGCCCGGCACGGTTCCGTCAGCGGCGCGGCCGAGGGGCTGCACGTCACGACGTCGGCCGTCTCCCAGCAGATGGCGAAGCTGGAGCGGGAGGTGGGGCAGCGGCTCCTGGCCAAGAACGGGCGGGGCGTGCGGCTCACCGACGCCGGCCGGCTGCTCGCCGATCACGCGGCGCGCATCCTCTCGCAGGTCGAACTCGCCCAGGCCGACCTGGAGGCCCAGCGTGGGCAGGTGGCCGGCGAGCTGCGTCTGTCGGCCTTTCCGACGGCCGCGCGCGGACTGTTCCCGACCGCGCTGGCCGCGCTGCGCGCCGAGCACCCCGCGCTGCGGCTGCGCTCCTGCGAGCTGGAGCCCGAGGCCGGAATCGCCGGAGTGGTGCGCGGCGACCTCGATCTCGCGGTGGTCCTCGACTGGTACAACAAGCCGATGCCGCTGCCCGAGGGCCTGGTGAAGGCGGCGATCCTCGACGACCCGGCGGACGTGGCGATGCCGGCCGGGCACCGGCTCGCCGACCGGGCGGAGGTGGACCTCGGGGAGTTCGCCGACGACGAGTGGATCACCTGGCGCGAGAGCGACTTCTGTCACGAGTGGCTGATGTTCACCCTGCGCTCCAAGGGCATCGAGCCCCGCATCGGCCACCGAGCCGCCGAGACGCATACGCAGCTGGCGCTCGTCGCCGCCGGGCTCGGCGTGTGCATCGCACCGCTGCTCGGGCGCGATCCGATGCCGGCCGGGGTCGTGACCGTGCCGGTGCGCCAGCGGGTACGGCGGCACGTCTACGTGGTGTGGCGGGCCGACGCCGACCGCCGCCCGTCGATCCGGACGGCGGTGGAGGCGCTGAGGACGGCGGGGCAGGCCGTCTCGGCCGACTGA